One Candidatus Ornithobacterium hominis genomic region harbors:
- a CDS encoding FecCD family ABC transporter permease, whose product MHWKWYSDKVFWFWLLALLSIFLLNLVVGKGTVNIFKGLENSDKELMRDLIINYRLPKGLAAVLTGISLSASGWVLQEYFRNPLAGPSVLGVTSFSGLGVAIVIVFFGLFSQIDINQPALLIFSALSGAAFAMLVIILFSYKIKSVSALVLIGFMLSGLAGAIISLLQFYADTHHLKSLIIWSFGSISGLSYTQIIYFLICVVAGLMLIFLSLEKFQKLQLGHDYAHTMGVNIHYVKFIVILSSSLLTGVATALVGPIVFIGIAIPHLVRINLKSANFKKVFTYIIIIGAFTLSLFSLISDNIPRQALPINIISALLGAPVLIWIIYQNKNKML is encoded by the coding sequence ATGCACTGGAAATGGTATTCAGACAAAGTATTTTGGTTTTGGTTACTAGCTTTGCTCTCCATCTTTCTGCTGAATTTAGTAGTAGGGAAAGGAACTGTAAATATTTTTAAAGGCTTAGAAAATTCTGATAAAGAATTAATGCGAGATTTAATCATTAATTATCGTTTACCCAAAGGATTAGCGGCAGTCCTCACAGGAATTTCCTTATCAGCAAGCGGCTGGGTATTGCAAGAATACTTTAGAAATCCATTAGCCGGCCCATCCGTTTTGGGAGTCACCTCCTTTTCGGGTTTAGGCGTAGCCATTGTTATTGTTTTTTTTGGATTATTCAGTCAAATAGACATCAATCAGCCTGCGTTATTAATTTTTTCAGCCTTGAGTGGAGCTGCATTTGCAATGCTGGTGATAATCCTATTCAGTTATAAAATAAAATCAGTTTCAGCATTAGTATTAATCGGATTTATGCTAAGCGGATTAGCAGGAGCCATCATTAGCTTACTTCAATTTTATGCTGACACGCATCACCTAAAATCATTGATTATTTGGTCGTTTGGTTCCATATCAGGACTATCTTATACACAGATAATTTATTTTTTGATATGTGTAGTGGCAGGTTTAATGCTGATTTTTTTAAGCCTTGAAAAATTTCAGAAATTACAATTAGGACACGACTATGCACACACAATGGGTGTCAACATTCATTATGTGAAATTTATTGTAATATTGAGCTCGAGTCTATTAACAGGCGTGGCAACAGCACTCGTTGGCCCGATTGTTTTCATCGGGATTGCCATACCACATTTAGTAAGAATTAATTTAAAGTCAGCAAACTTCAAAAAAGTCTTCACATACATTATTATAATAGGAGCATTTACGCTAAGTCTATTTTCCTTGATTTCAGACAATATTCCGAGGCAAGCCTTACCGATCAATATCATTTCCGCATTATTAGGAGCTCCTGTACTCATTTGGATTATTTATCAAAATAAAAACAAAATGCTGTGA
- a CDS encoding S8 family peptidase → MRKILFTLSFAASLVYGQIQEVPQPSQEELELRAWYHKNFAKENVYGVATEDAYAYAKEKGLKINPVVVGVIDSGIQGDHEDLAGNMWVNVNEIPNNGIDDDNNGYIDDVHGWNFIGGADGRNVNQDNLELTRLVREGNALFASKDNFTNETNQKKFPEKYATYLKAKAELDENYTQAKMAYEGISIQAEQAGLGYSKFGEEYGMDKEISVKGIKSFKPKSDEAKFIAGRFESTINTYEAPEVFGKTPREILEEFNEGVNEAISYYESQVKYHYNLDFDPRDIVGDDYENLDERIYGNNDIQGPDALHGTHVAGIIGAVRNNNIGMNGIATNAKLMSIRAVPDGDERDKDIANAIRYAVDNGAKIINMSFGKAYSPHPEKVWEAMRYASDNNVLLVHAAGNDNQNIDEIINYPINYYSDGKVVAPTWITVGASTRYNDDIRASFSNFGKKQVDIFAPGLEIYSTIPQNDYKFLQGTSMAAPVVSGVAALVWGYFPELTAQELREVLIKSGNLSNELLDLSTNGVIVDAKKALQIAEMLLADKK, encoded by the coding sequence ATGAGAAAAATATTATTCACACTCTCGTTTGCTGCTAGCTTAGTCTATGGGCAGATACAAGAAGTACCTCAGCCTTCGCAAGAGGAATTAGAGCTTAGAGCTTGGTACCACAAGAATTTCGCCAAGGAAAATGTGTATGGCGTGGCGACAGAAGATGCATACGCTTATGCTAAAGAAAAGGGACTGAAGATAAATCCTGTCGTAGTCGGAGTGATTGACAGCGGGATACAAGGTGACCACGAGGATTTGGCGGGGAATATGTGGGTGAACGTTAATGAAATCCCAAATAACGGTATTGACGATGATAATAATGGTTATATAGATGATGTCCACGGATGGAATTTCATTGGAGGTGCTGATGGTAGAAATGTGAATCAAGATAACTTGGAGTTGACTCGTTTGGTGCGTGAAGGGAATGCTCTTTTTGCGAGCAAAGATAATTTCACCAATGAGACTAATCAGAAAAAATTCCCTGAGAAATATGCTACTTACCTTAAAGCTAAAGCAGAGCTAGATGAGAACTATACTCAAGCGAAAATGGCTTATGAGGGCATCAGCATACAAGCTGAGCAAGCAGGTTTGGGGTATTCAAAATTTGGAGAGGAATATGGGATGGATAAAGAGATTTCTGTAAAAGGAATCAAATCTTTCAAACCAAAGTCAGATGAAGCTAAATTTATTGCTGGCAGATTTGAATCTACCATCAATACATACGAGGCTCCTGAAGTTTTTGGGAAAACGCCACGTGAAATTTTAGAGGAATTCAACGAAGGGGTAAATGAAGCCATTTCTTACTACGAATCTCAAGTGAAATATCACTACAATCTTGATTTTGACCCTAGAGATATTGTAGGTGATGACTATGAAAATCTCGACGAAAGAATCTATGGAAATAATGATATTCAAGGTCCTGATGCTTTGCATGGTACACATGTTGCAGGAATCATCGGTGCCGTAAGAAACAATAATATTGGGATGAATGGTATCGCTACCAATGCAAAATTAATGAGCATCCGAGCCGTCCCTGATGGTGATGAAAGAGATAAGGATATTGCCAATGCGATTCGCTACGCCGTAGACAACGGAGCCAAAATCATCAATATGAGCTTCGGTAAAGCTTATTCTCCACATCCTGAGAAAGTGTGGGAAGCAATGAGGTACGCAAGTGATAATAATGTATTGTTAGTTCACGCGGCTGGGAATGACAATCAAAATATTGATGAAATCATCAACTATCCAATCAATTATTATAGTGATGGGAAAGTAGTTGCCCCTACTTGGATTACCGTAGGTGCTAGCACACGCTATAATGATGACATTCGTGCTTCCTTCTCCAACTTCGGAAAAAAACAAGTAGATATTTTTGCTCCTGGGTTAGAAATTTACTCTACTATTCCACAAAATGATTATAAATTCTTGCAAGGCACAAGTATGGCGGCTCCAGTAGTGAGCGGGGTTGCTGCCTTGGTTTGGGGTTACTTCCCAGAATTAACAGCTCAGGAGCTGAGAGAAGTTTTAATAAAGAGTGGAAATTTAAGCAATGAGTTATTAGACCTAAGTACCAATGGTGTGATTGTCGATGCTAAAAAAGCATTGCAAATTGCTGAAATGCTATTAGCTGATAAAAAATAA
- a CDS encoding lysophospholipid acyltransferase family protein — MKKKTIFYDAFGRWYIIKRLVVFVLGVVSYRRYNGFNKLRISGTEHLTDLPDNNVLFVSNHQTYFADVSAMYHVFFSAKNGFENSIRNPIYLINPRIDLYYVAAEETMNKGLLAKIFQFAGAITVKRTWRSAGKDVQRKVDLSEIDNIERALQHGWVITFPQGTTKAFAPGRRGTAHIIKKNKPIVIPVVIDGFRRAFDKKGLLIKKRGVEPTMKFKAPLHIDYENDSTQHIIEQIMDAIEQSPQFNKVKPIENNLNTEPNTFY; from the coding sequence TTGAAGAAAAAAACCATTTTTTATGATGCCTTCGGGCGCTGGTATATTATTAAGCGTTTAGTCGTTTTTGTACTAGGTGTTGTTTCTTATCGCAGATACAATGGCTTTAACAAACTAAGAATTTCAGGCACTGAACATTTGACTGATTTGCCTGATAATAATGTCTTATTTGTTTCCAATCATCAGACTTATTTTGCTGATGTTTCTGCAATGTATCATGTTTTTTTCAGTGCTAAAAATGGCTTTGAAAATTCCATTCGCAACCCGATATATTTAATCAATCCGCGCATCGACCTCTATTATGTTGCTGCTGAAGAAACGATGAATAAAGGACTCTTGGCTAAAATTTTCCAATTTGCAGGAGCCATTACCGTCAAAAGAACTTGGCGCTCAGCAGGTAAAGATGTTCAACGGAAAGTCGACTTGAGTGAAATAGACAATATTGAACGCGCTTTGCAACACGGCTGGGTCATTACCTTCCCACAAGGTACAACCAAGGCTTTTGCTCCTGGGCGACGTGGTACTGCTCACATCATCAAGAAAAATAAACCCATCGTAATTCCTGTAGTGATTGATGGTTTCCGCCGAGCTTTTGATAAGAAAGGCTTACTCATCAAAAAACGTGGTGTTGAACCTACAATGAAATTCAAAGCTCCGCTCCATATTGATTATGAAAACGATTCCACGCAACACATTATAGAGCAAATCATGGACGCCATCGAGCAAAGTCCTCAATTCAATAAAGTAAAACCAATTGAAAATAATTTAAACACTGAGCCAAATACTTTTTATTAA
- a CDS encoding NUDIX hydrolase: MMWSDLNLQTLQSKLNFQKIPGWKAQQVMAPPYRQNLVDEARFNTQKSKIAAVLIILCEINDEIYFPVIHRNTYPGIHSNQVGFPGGKVEKSDENLEQTAIRESFEEIGAKPEAIEIWGELTELFIPPSNFIVHPFVGSYKLNPNFIPCDKEVKDIIFLSLKEFILNPPLQNYTVNVKGKAHKVPGFNLNQNLNVWGATAMMLNEFLEFIRNSLNLNAEIV, encoded by the coding sequence ATGATGTGGTCTGATTTAAATTTACAAACGCTTCAGTCAAAATTAAATTTCCAAAAGATTCCTGGGTGGAAAGCGCAACAAGTTATGGCTCCTCCTTACCGTCAGAATTTAGTAGATGAAGCCCGCTTTAACACGCAAAAATCAAAAATTGCAGCGGTTTTAATTATTCTCTGTGAAATAAATGATGAGATTTATTTCCCTGTAATTCATAGGAATACATACCCTGGCATACACAGCAATCAAGTAGGTTTCCCTGGTGGGAAAGTAGAGAAATCTGATGAAAACTTAGAACAAACCGCCATCCGAGAAAGTTTTGAAGAGATTGGAGCTAAGCCAGAGGCTATAGAAATCTGGGGAGAACTCACGGAACTATTCATCCCGCCTAGCAATTTCATCGTTCACCCATTTGTAGGCAGCTACAAATTGAACCCTAATTTTATCCCGTGTGACAAGGAAGTCAAAGATATTATTTTCCTTTCGCTGAAAGAATTTATTTTAAATCCTCCTCTTCAAAATTATACTGTTAACGTGAAAGGTAAAGCCCATAAAGTTCCTGGATTTAACTTAAATCAAAATTTAAATGTGTGGGGAGCTACAGCGATGATGCTGAATGAATTTTTAGAATTTATTAGAAATTCTTTAAATTTGAACGCTGAAATTGTATAA
- the dapB gene encoding 4-hydroxy-tetrahydrodipicolinate reductase — protein sequence MKIALVGYGKMGKTIEKIATERGHDVVLKLNETPKHYQLTDNGVDAAIEFTNPEVAYQNIVQLLQSNVPVVSGTTGWDKDLKKVYELVEKYNGSFIHATNFSLGVNLFFEIIKKCMLIMNDYPAYDLSLEEVHHTEKKDSPSGTAISMAENLMEISDYKTWYLTSEEKVKENSIPITAMRKAEVKGTHILQFKSPIDSIELKHEAYSRDGFALGAVMAAEYIFEKNGIFTMKDVLNLK from the coding sequence ATGAAAATAGCATTGGTTGGCTACGGAAAAATGGGTAAAACCATCGAAAAAATCGCTACGGAACGGGGGCATGATGTGGTTTTAAAATTGAACGAAACACCAAAACATTACCAACTCACCGATAATGGGGTGGATGCTGCCATTGAGTTTACAAACCCAGAAGTTGCTTACCAAAATATAGTTCAGCTATTGCAGAGTAATGTGCCCGTGGTGAGCGGCACAACTGGGTGGGACAAAGATTTGAAAAAAGTCTATGAACTTGTAGAGAAATACAATGGTAGCTTCATTCATGCAACCAATTTTAGCTTGGGTGTAAATTTATTTTTTGAAATAATAAAAAAATGCATGCTAATCATGAATGATTACCCTGCGTATGACTTATCTTTGGAAGAAGTCCATCACACCGAAAAAAAAGATTCCCCGAGCGGAACGGCAATTAGCATGGCTGAAAATTTAATGGAAATTTCTGATTATAAAACTTGGTATTTAACCAGCGAAGAAAAAGTTAAAGAAAACTCTATCCCTATAACAGCGATGCGCAAAGCAGAGGTGAAGGGCACACACATTTTACAATTTAAATCCCCGATTGATTCCATCGAACTCAAGCACGAAGCTTACTCTCGAGATGGATTTGCTTTGGGAGCTGTGATGGCTGCGGAATATATTTTTGAGAAAAATGGTATCTTTACCATGAAAGACGTATTAAATTTAAAATAA
- a CDS encoding ParB/RepB/Spo0J family partition protein encodes MKKKAMGRGLSALLSESTEKINSVKDEGAADLIKQIVEIPIENIKPNPNQPRTHFDKEALVELAQSISQLGVIQPITVRKNQHSYEIISGERRYRASKLANLETIPAFVRLANDQEILEMALVENIQREDLDAIEVALTYQRLIDEINLTQEALSERVGKNRSTVTNYLRLLKLDPIIQTGIRDGMISMGHGRALMGITDLDEQMEVYEKIIAQSLSVRQTENLIKNLNTPRKEVASLPNQFKSAKHYFEKHFETKVEIKRNKKGKGKIVINFESDEDFLRLKNLLE; translated from the coding sequence ATGAAAAAAAAGGCGATGGGAAGAGGCTTATCAGCATTGCTAAGCGAATCAACGGAGAAAATAAATTCTGTGAAAGATGAGGGTGCTGCAGATTTGATCAAGCAAATTGTAGAAATTCCTATTGAAAATATTAAACCAAACCCAAACCAACCACGGACGCATTTTGATAAAGAAGCTTTGGTAGAGCTAGCTCAATCCATTAGTCAACTGGGTGTTATTCAACCCATTACCGTTAGGAAAAATCAGCATAGCTACGAGATTATCTCTGGGGAGCGCCGTTATCGTGCCTCCAAACTTGCGAATTTAGAAACTATTCCTGCATTTGTGCGCTTGGCCAATGACCAGGAAATACTTGAAATGGCTTTGGTAGAAAACATTCAGCGAGAAGATTTAGACGCCATAGAGGTTGCCTTGACTTACCAGCGCCTGATTGATGAAATTAATTTAACTCAAGAAGCCCTGAGCGAACGTGTCGGGAAAAACAGAAGTACGGTGACCAATTATTTAAGGCTTTTAAAACTAGACCCTATTATTCAGACAGGAATCAGAGACGGGATGATAAGCATGGGGCATGGCAGAGCACTGATGGGCATAACTGATTTAGATGAGCAAATGGAGGTCTATGAAAAAATAATTGCACAAAGTCTATCGGTAAGGCAAACCGAAAACCTCATCAAAAACCTTAATACTCCTCGAAAGGAAGTTGCTTCTCTACCCAATCAATTTAAATCTGCCAAACATTATTTTGAAAAACATTTTGAAACCAAAGTGGAAATCAAAAGGAATAAGAAAGGGAAAGGGAAAATTGTTATCAATTTTGAATCTGATGAAGATTTTTTAAGGCTTAAAAATTTATTGGAATGA
- a CDS encoding ParA family protein: MGKIIAIANQKGGVGKTTTSINLAASIGILEKKTLLIDADPQANASSGLGIDIDNLEIGTYEVLEHESPAKKAILPTNSPNLDIIAAHVDLVAAEIELVDSEQREYMLKTALQEIKEEYDYIFIDCAPSLGLITLNALTAADSVIIPIQCEYFALEGLGKLLNTIKSIQQLHNPNLDIEGLLLTMFDARLRLSNQVVEEVRSHFPQMVFDTIIQRNVRVSEAPSYGESIIKYDAASRGAENYLALAQEFLKKNNQ, from the coding sequence ATGGGAAAAATAATTGCTATAGCAAATCAAAAAGGCGGGGTAGGGAAAACGACTACTTCCATTAATTTAGCTGCTTCGATTGGCATTTTAGAAAAGAAAACATTACTGATTGATGCTGACCCGCAAGCGAATGCTTCTTCGGGTTTGGGGATTGACATCGACAATTTAGAAATCGGCACTTATGAGGTTCTAGAGCATGAATCCCCGGCAAAAAAAGCTATTTTACCAACGAATTCGCCCAACCTAGACATTATTGCTGCTCATGTGGATTTAGTCGCTGCTGAAATTGAATTGGTTGACTCAGAACAGCGTGAGTATATGCTCAAAACTGCTTTGCAAGAAATCAAGGAGGAATATGATTATATTTTTATCGACTGCGCTCCTTCTTTAGGTTTGATTACGCTTAACGCTTTGACGGCTGCTGATTCTGTGATTATTCCTATTCAATGTGAATATTTTGCGTTGGAAGGTTTAGGAAAACTACTTAATACGATAAAGAGCATCCAGCAACTTCATAATCCTAATTTAGACATTGAGGGTTTATTATTAACGATGTTTGATGCACGCTTAAGGCTGTCTAACCAAGTGGTGGAAGAAGTTCGGAGTCATTTCCCCCAAATGGTTTTTGACACAATTATTCAACGAAATGTGCGTGTGAGTGAAGCTCCTAGCTACGGCGAATCAATCATCAAATATGATGCTGCTAGCCGCGGTGCTGAAAACTACTTGGCTTTGGCTCAAGAGTTTCTAAAGAAAAATAATCAATAG
- a CDS encoding WbqC family protein yields MELPVFPLFYFPPIDFFLSLKKFKEFAIESEENYTKQTYRNRCCILGPNGKQSLSIPIKKGLEKKISLVEIHYENKWVAEHIKSIETAYRNAPFFLYYWDSYRNILKEKPSQLFDLNQKILLQILRDLKLNCSFSFTKSYQNEARHDFRHDFSAKVKSERKIPAYQQVFQDKFNFVSDLSILDLVFNLGPEAGIYIKNN; encoded by the coding sequence ATGGAGCTGCCTGTTTTCCCTTTGTTTTATTTCCCACCGATTGATTTTTTTTTAAGCCTTAAAAAATTTAAAGAATTTGCCATCGAGAGTGAGGAAAATTACACCAAACAAACCTACCGAAATCGGTGTTGCATTTTGGGCCCTAATGGGAAACAATCTTTGAGTATTCCAATTAAAAAAGGTTTAGAAAAAAAAATAAGCCTTGTAGAAATTCACTATGAAAATAAATGGGTGGCAGAGCACATCAAATCTATTGAAACGGCTTATCGCAATGCTCCTTTTTTTCTCTATTATTGGGATTCTTATAGGAATATTTTAAAAGAAAAACCAAGTCAGCTTTTTGATTTAAACCAAAAAATTTTATTACAAATTTTGAGAGACTTGAAACTAAATTGCTCTTTTTCTTTTACAAAATCTTACCAAAATGAAGCTCGGCACGATTTTAGACATGATTTTAGCGCTAAAGTAAAATCTGAAAGAAAAATTCCTGCTTATCAGCAAGTTTTTCAAGATAAGTTTAATTTCGTATCAGATTTATCCATTTTAGATTTGGTTTTTAATTTAGGTCCAGAAGCGGGCATTTACATCAAAAACAATTAA
- a CDS encoding DUF5683 domain-containing protein — MKSLFLIVVFFLSLSIFGQKIPKIDSVQVSGQLFLDPNEDEIIFKNPMRAGLYSAILPGLGQTYNGKYWKVPLAWGLVGSGVGFTVYLNNRYHKYRDAYLAELNGEPHRFSGIYDVNVLAKAQDKAKRDRDYAIALSILAYIVNIVDATVDAHLDQVRKDKELNVQPTAFFDPVTEKINFGLNLNFKL, encoded by the coding sequence ATGAAGTCTCTCTTCCTCATCGTTGTATTTTTTCTAAGCCTTTCCATTTTTGGGCAAAAAATACCCAAAATTGATTCTGTGCAAGTTTCGGGGCAATTGTTTTTGGACCCGAATGAAGATGAAATCATTTTCAAAAACCCAATGAGAGCAGGTTTGTATTCAGCTATTTTGCCTGGTTTGGGGCAAACTTACAACGGCAAATACTGGAAAGTGCCTCTCGCTTGGGGACTTGTGGGCTCAGGGGTAGGATTTACGGTTTACCTAAACAATCGTTATCATAAATATCGTGATGCTTATTTGGCTGAACTCAATGGTGAGCCGCATCGATTCTCGGGAATTTACGATGTTAATGTGCTGGCAAAAGCTCAAGATAAAGCTAAACGTGATAGAGATTATGCCATAGCACTCAGCATCTTAGCTTATATCGTCAATATTGTAGACGCGACAGTGGACGCGCATCTAGACCAAGTGAGGAAAGATAAAGAGTTGAATGTTCAACCCACGGCTTTTTTTGATCCCGTGACAGAAAAAATAAATTTTGGCTTAAATTTAAATTTTAAATTATGA
- a CDS encoding ABC transporter ATP-binding protein, translating into MIELKNVTLGYGRKKIVTHLNHQFYRDQMNFIIGLNGSGKSTLLKTLLKMTPLLGGEINLDGIPLAKINQTQMAQKIAAVLPMNFSLPEIRTEDFLSLYKKIENSKIEESLSQFNLLELKKEFITKLSQGQLQQLFIIRALLQDTPYIILDEPTAHLDYKNKPKVFQKLKFMQEKHQKGIIIITHELEYAENLADNKLIL; encoded by the coding sequence GTGATAGAATTAAAAAACGTGACGTTGGGTTATGGAAGAAAGAAGATTGTAACTCACTTAAACCACCAATTTTATAGAGACCAGATGAATTTCATCATAGGGCTAAACGGAAGCGGGAAAAGCACTCTGTTAAAGACTCTATTAAAGATGACCCCCCTTTTAGGAGGTGAAATTAACCTTGATGGAATTCCTCTCGCAAAAATAAATCAAACTCAAATGGCTCAGAAAATCGCAGCAGTTTTACCAATGAACTTTTCTTTACCAGAGATTCGAACCGAAGATTTTTTAAGCCTTTACAAAAAAATTGAAAATAGTAAAATAGAAGAATCCCTAAGCCAATTTAATTTATTAGAATTAAAAAAAGAATTCATTACAAAATTAAGCCAAGGGCAATTACAGCAATTATTCATCATCAGAGCTTTGCTGCAAGACACCCCATACATTATTTTAGACGAACCAACAGCACATTTAGATTATAAAAATAAGCCAAAAGTCTTCCAGAAGTTGAAATTTATGCAAGAAAAACATCAGAAAGGAATTATTATTATCACACACGAGCTAGAATATGCCGAGAATTTAGCAGACAATAAACTAATTCTGTAA
- the lepB gene encoding signal peptidase I has translation MWIYTWEAWAIFFLAVQIIHFAGTWWLYKAAGRKTWEAAVPVYNAYVLLKIIQRPTWWIVFLFLPILSPIMIMILWVDFIRCYGKRGWGEAILVIATLGFYIYYLNYVEKPAYTGPEDRKETLLSAILFAVVLATTIHTYFVQPMIIPTGSMENTLRIGDALFVSKNIYGTRIPNTPVAVPFADLFNRSLFIEKLQLPYARIPGWKKVEKNDIVVFNYPADSVYNPTDRKDNYVKRCVATPGDVIEIRNAELFINHEKFIPKKDAKIQYKYIIESKTQLSPKYLEEEFSLVSTDYAFGANENGFIYEFHGLSDEIFQALKNNSNIISANKLITPKDQTDRNIFPKDAPYNQDWYGPLTVPKKGMQIKLDIQNLADYIDIIETYENHDLEVSDGQLLMDGQPIENYTFQQDYYFMMGDNRHNSLDSRFWGFVPETHIVGQPFFLWANLNQLMGFEPKSGFHWERWFTVPNNGNPNKTSYLWIGAILLAIFLGWDFFFKKKKDK, from the coding sequence ATGTGGATTTACACATGGGAAGCTTGGGCGATTTTTTTTCTCGCCGTACAAATCATTCATTTTGCAGGAACTTGGTGGCTATACAAAGCAGCAGGGCGTAAAACGTGGGAGGCTGCTGTGCCAGTTTATAATGCCTACGTTCTATTAAAGATTATCCAAAGACCCACTTGGTGGATTGTCTTTCTTTTCTTACCGATCCTTTCACCCATTATGATTATGATTCTATGGGTAGACTTCATCCGTTGCTACGGCAAAAGAGGTTGGGGGGAAGCCATTTTGGTCATTGCCACTCTAGGCTTTTATATTTATTATTTGAATTATGTAGAAAAACCAGCCTATACTGGCCCCGAAGACCGCAAAGAGACACTCCTAAGCGCAATCCTCTTTGCAGTGGTTTTGGCTACGACTATCCACACATATTTTGTTCAGCCGATGATTATCCCTACTGGCTCGATGGAAAACACATTGCGAATCGGTGATGCACTTTTTGTGAGTAAAAACATCTATGGCACACGAATCCCCAATACCCCTGTGGCAGTTCCATTTGCAGATTTGTTTAACCGAAGTTTATTTATAGAAAAACTGCAATTGCCCTACGCTCGAATCCCAGGGTGGAAAAAAGTAGAGAAAAATGACATTGTGGTTTTCAATTATCCAGCTGATTCTGTTTATAATCCTACTGACCGAAAAGATAACTACGTGAAACGTTGTGTGGCAACACCTGGCGATGTGATTGAAATTAGAAACGCTGAACTTTTTATCAATCACGAGAAATTTATTCCCAAAAAAGATGCGAAAATTCAGTATAAATATATCATCGAAAGCAAAACGCAACTGAGTCCTAAATATTTGGAAGAAGAGTTTTCTTTAGTCAGCACCGATTATGCTTTTGGAGCGAATGAAAATGGCTTTATTTACGAATTCCATGGTTTATCTGATGAAATTTTTCAAGCTTTAAAAAATAATTCCAATATCATCTCTGCAAATAAACTCATCACTCCTAAAGATCAAACTGACCGCAATATCTTCCCCAAAGATGCACCTTATAATCAAGATTGGTACGGGCCGCTAACCGTGCCCAAAAAGGGAATGCAAATCAAGCTTGATATTCAAAACTTAGCAGATTACATCGATATTATAGAGACTTATGAAAATCATGATTTAGAAGTAAGCGACGGGCAGCTTTTAATGGACGGGCAGCCGATAGAAAATTATACGTTTCAGCAAGATTACTATTTCATGATGGGAGACAATCGCCACAATTCTTTGGACAGTCGGTTCTGGGGTTTTGTGCCAGAAACGCACATCGTAGGGCAGCCGTTTTTCTTATGGGCAAATTTAAATCAATTAATGGGGTTTGAGCCTAAAAGTGGCTTCCACTGGGAGCGTTGGTTCACCGTTCCCAATAATGGTAACCCCAACAAAACAAGCTATCTATGGATTGGTGCGATTTTATTGGCTATTTTTTTGGGTTGGGATTTTTTCTTCAAAAAAAAGAAAGATAAATAA